A region of Geobacillus sp. 46C-IIa DNA encodes the following proteins:
- a CDS encoding MFS transporter, whose amino-acid sequence MLLTSKKPSPSFALFWRPFRIYWGGTLPARIGEWADFIVLNWAVLQLSRSPLDLGVLNVCRLLPIFLFSWLGGVLADRLPRRQVLAASLLGMAGFTLVIAWLLCEPSLLIWLFAAVFVRSVFMAIETAVRNAYIADLVPGAALSSAISLHTAALHIGKMFGPAAAGWWLASMDGVPLLVVYSAMLIIAALAVSSLEDGRPRRPAVRPAEGDKGEAIRYIRDTPLIRALLALSVIPMTFGFAYSAITPLLVDALAKGDAEDFALLLSVSSAGALLGTTWLSFRPVKAVGKWLIVSLLAFSLSLLLWIVSFEHQLLCLAAMALAGLTGQLYRTLCRLAVQLTVPDQLRGRIMSIALMDRGFIPLGTLLLTAIAEYAGAKTAGYAMGWLCLLCVLAFWRRKELWNISTGGRTWND is encoded by the coding sequence ATGCTTCTGACATCGAAAAAACCGTCCCCTTCCTTCGCATTATTTTGGCGCCCGTTCCGTATTTATTGGGGCGGAACGCTGCCGGCCCGCATCGGGGAGTGGGCTGATTTCATCGTTTTAAACTGGGCCGTGCTGCAGCTTTCCCGCTCGCCGCTCGACCTCGGCGTTCTCAACGTTTGCCGGCTGCTGCCGATTTTTCTATTCAGTTGGCTCGGTGGCGTGCTCGCCGACCGCCTTCCGCGGCGCCAAGTGCTGGCCGCCTCCTTGCTTGGCATGGCAGGTTTTACTTTGGTGATTGCTTGGTTGCTGTGCGAGCCGTCTTTACTCATTTGGCTGTTTGCCGCTGTCTTCGTCCGTTCGGTTTTTATGGCCATTGAGACGGCGGTACGCAATGCGTATATCGCTGATCTTGTTCCAGGCGCGGCACTCTCGAGCGCCATTTCACTGCATACCGCCGCGCTTCATATCGGAAAAATGTTCGGGCCGGCGGCGGCCGGATGGTGGCTCGCTTCGATGGATGGCGTCCCGCTGCTTGTCGTCTACAGCGCGATGCTCATTATCGCCGCTCTTGCGGTATCGTCTTTAGAGGACGGCCGTCCCCGCCGCCCGGCTGTGCGTCCGGCGGAAGGCGACAAAGGGGAAGCCATCCGTTATATCAGGGACACCCCGCTCATCCGAGCGCTGCTCGCCCTTTCGGTCATCCCGATGACGTTCGGCTTTGCCTATTCGGCTATCACCCCGCTTCTTGTTGACGCGTTGGCCAAAGGTGATGCCGAGGATTTCGCCTTGCTGCTTTCCGTCTCATCTGCCGGCGCACTGCTTGGCACGACTTGGCTTTCCTTTCGGCCGGTCAAGGCGGTCGGCAAATGGCTGATCGTTTCGTTGCTCGCCTTTTCTTTATCGTTGCTTCTATGGATCGTCTCGTTTGAACATCAGCTGCTTTGCCTTGCCGCCATGGCGTTGGCCGGGCTGACCGGGCAACTGTATCGGACGCTATGCCGCCTAGCCGTCCAACTGACCGTTCCGGATCAGTTGCGCGGGCGGATTATGAGCATCGCCTTAATGGACCGCGGCTTCATCCCGCTTGGCACGCTTTTGCTTACCGCCATTGCCGAGTACGCGGGGGCAAAAACCGCCGGCTATGCGATGGGATGGCTTTGTCTTCTTTGCGTCCTTGCCTTTTGGCGGCGAAAAGAACTATGGAACATCTCCACAGGAGGACGAACATGGAACGATTGA
- a CDS encoding type III PLP-dependent enzyme, with protein MERLNTVIQTIASRKTKQRSPLCAYVYDLGGLRAHTASLSAPLPPSVQLFYAVKANADERILKTIAPHVTGFEVASGGELQKVRRLFSDAPVIFGGPGKTDEELIAALEERVTLIHVESLWELQRLSWIAAERQTTGHVLLRVNLRQAASGATLHMAGKPTQFGIDERHIAEAIRTAMLLPSIDLQGFHFHSMSNHTDEQAHLSFIETCLSFVAQAEKTYGRPFSVVNVGGGVGVHYNDPDRQFHWDWFAKELNSLLRRHASQHWTVIFELGRFIAAHSGYYAAEVLDLKNNYGTYFAILRGGTHHLRLPAAWKMNHPFLVIPIDEWPYPFGRPSLFNERVTLAGELCTPNDVLARDVPCARLRVGDIALFRCAGAYGWDISHHDFLSHPHPEFIYLEPST; from the coding sequence ATGGAACGATTGAATACTGTCATTCAAACGATCGCGAGCCGCAAGACCAAACAGCGGTCTCCGCTTTGCGCCTATGTGTATGACTTGGGAGGCCTGCGCGCCCACACAGCCAGCTTATCCGCCCCGCTTCCCCCTTCCGTGCAGCTCTTTTACGCCGTGAAGGCGAACGCGGATGAGCGCATCTTGAAAACGATCGCGCCGCATGTCACGGGTTTTGAAGTCGCCTCGGGCGGCGAGCTGCAAAAAGTCCGCCGCCTGTTTTCCGATGCACCGGTCATTTTCGGTGGGCCGGGAAAAACGGATGAAGAGCTTATCGCAGCGCTCGAGGAGCGCGTAACTCTTATTCATGTCGAAAGCCTTTGGGAACTGCAGCGGCTCAGCTGGATCGCTGCCGAGCGGCAAACGACCGGGCACGTTCTCTTGCGGGTCAATTTGCGGCAAGCGGCCTCAGGCGCGACACTGCATATGGCTGGAAAACCGACCCAATTTGGCATCGACGAACGGCACATCGCCGAAGCCATCCGTACAGCGATGCTGCTTCCGTCTATTGATCTGCAAGGATTTCATTTTCACTCGATGTCTAATCATACCGACGAGCAGGCCCATCTTTCTTTTATCGAAACGTGCCTGTCGTTCGTCGCGCAAGCGGAAAAAACATACGGGCGGCCGTTTTCGGTCGTTAACGTTGGAGGCGGAGTCGGCGTCCATTACAACGACCCGGATCGGCAGTTTCACTGGGATTGGTTTGCCAAAGAGCTAAACTCTCTGCTGCGCCGCCATGCTTCCCAGCATTGGACAGTCATTTTCGAACTTGGCCGCTTTATCGCTGCTCATAGCGGATATTACGCTGCGGAAGTGCTCGATTTAAAAAACAATTATGGAACGTACTTTGCCATTCTTCGCGGCGGCACCCATCATCTCCGGCTGCCGGCGGCTTGGAAAATGAACCATCCGTTTCTTGTTATTCCGATCGACGAATGGCCTTACCCGTTCGGCCGCCCGTCTTTGTTTAACGAACGGGTGACGTTAGCCGGCGAGTTGTGCACGCCAAACGACGTATTGGCTCGGGATGTGCCTTGCGCCCGTTTGCGCGTCGGTGACATCGCGCTGTTCCGCTGTGCCGGCGCCTACGGCTGGGACATTTCCCATCATGACTTTCTAAGCCACCCGCACCCGGAATTTATTTACCTTGAGCCTTCGACATAA
- a CDS encoding RDD family protein, with the protein MAVTNPAGFWKRLLASLLDAIVVGIPISVIGYLITGSMETNWFTTLANLLYALIVPAVWYGYTVGKRMIGIRIAKVNGGKVGIGTMFLRSFVGGIVYFITFGIGLIISAIMVAAREDKRSIHDFIAGTYVTTEKPPV; encoded by the coding sequence ATGGCGGTGACGAACCCGGCTGGATTTTGGAAGCGGCTGTTGGCTAGCTTGTTGGACGCTATTGTGGTCGGCATTCCGATTTCGGTCATCGGCTATTTGATTACGGGCAGTATGGAAACGAACTGGTTTACGACCTTGGCCAACTTGCTTTACGCCTTAATTGTTCCAGCCGTTTGGTACGGGTACACGGTCGGCAAACGGATGATTGGCATTCGAATCGCGAAAGTCAACGGCGGCAAAGTCGGCATCGGCACGATGTTTTTGCGCTCGTTCGTCGGTGGAATCGTTTATTTTATCACGTTTGGCATCGGCCTGATCATCAGCGCGATTATGGTGGCCGCAAGGGAAGACAAACGGTCGATTCACGATTTTATCGCCGGCACGTACGTCACAACGGAAAAGCCGCCGGTGTAA
- a CDS encoding sulfite exporter TauE/SafE family protein has translation MWELIFVFAILFVGSLIQGASGFGFGLFSMGLLPILLTFKDSTLLVLALTILISLHVAVKFRKSIRGKDLLLILSFALAGRVLSFFILNFYGETEVMRKLLSLVLIGMVIYLYMSEKNAYAPSFEKPVFPMLIGLIGGMIGGIFAVGGPFFVFYFLMRYKEKESYNANLQASFVIMNSFTIVLHGIHGDFTDSFVLYFLLGAIAVLAGVRAGLKWFERLPHTRIKNVASFIVFAAGMNLLIFS, from the coding sequence ATGTGGGAGCTTATTTTCGTATTTGCCATTCTGTTTGTCGGCAGTTTGATTCAAGGGGCGAGCGGATTTGGTTTCGGCTTGTTTTCTATGGGGCTTTTGCCGATTTTATTAACCTTTAAGGACAGCACATTATTAGTGCTCGCTTTGACGATCCTTATATCACTCCACGTGGCGGTCAAGTTCAGAAAATCCATTCGCGGCAAAGACCTTCTTTTGATTTTGAGTTTCGCCTTAGCGGGGCGCGTGTTGTCATTCTTTATCCTGAATTTCTACGGCGAGACAGAGGTCATGCGAAAACTGTTGAGCCTTGTGCTCATTGGGATGGTCATTTATCTTTATATGAGCGAAAAAAACGCTTATGCCCCATCATTTGAAAAGCCTGTCTTTCCTATGTTGATCGGTCTGATCGGCGGAATGATCGGGGGAATCTTCGCCGTAGGCGGTCCTTTTTTCGTCTTTTACTTTCTGATGCGCTATAAAGAAAAAGAAAGCTATAATGCCAATCTCCAAGCGTCCTTTGTCATTATGAATAGTTTTACGATCGTTTTGCATGGCATTCATGGAGACTTTACCGATTCGTTCGTTCTTTACTTTTTGCTTGGGGCCATTGCTGTATTAGCAGGTGTACGCGCAGGGCTGAAATGGTTTGAACGCCTGCCGCATACACGGATCAAAAATGTGGCTTCTTTCATTGTGTTTGCAGCG